Genomic segment of Tiliqua scincoides isolate rTilSci1 chromosome 1, rTilSci1.hap2, whole genome shotgun sequence:
ctgtgaaagccccaccaataactAGCtattggtcatcaattcatgtatgaaccagtgattgaaaaccagcacagtacaaaagctgaaacataatatggaaagtgatcaatcacccagaatttctcaacacacttctggtgcaaaacagtgccaaggcagagtcttctgttcttcaaacagataaaaagagaaaacactgtgataaatacatgaagtctgggctttcataaagagatgatgagggcttgtattattaattacaaacattttgctaatatgaagggtacaatttatggaaatgggctgccaagggatatgcaagtgaaaaaggttggcaaccactgcagaaccatgaatcaaatccacctttaaggtgtctggtgtgttaagccagaagctctgcgtacaacatacaacccataacacataactgggagtgtgcaattcaattcacagcagagagatgcagctgcaaatatttgcagccctttttactcagaagtagacccactgctttccatgggtgttattcttaagtaagggtgcattgaattgtagcctgcttcaaatggaaggaggattcccatcctggtgttttaaaaaacagacctgctttgcaagcatttgcaaagcagaaccaggctgcagaaggaaggagaataaaaggttaacaaattgcttctaaggaactgtgcctgcctgcctgctgcttgagaaacttggcacctgtgtgcccttgagaaatgaaacttttcagagttgaaaggctttgccctctgactgacctggagatcaggtgaagtgagaattggagcttgattacttggcaaaaatttcatgtactataggcgagtatctacgtactataggcgagtatctagcCTGTATCAAGTTCTGTTCTGCCTTAGTCAtatttttctaaattaaaaaaaccCTGAGTGTTTTAGCTTTTTGTTAATGGGAAGGTGCTTCAGTGTTGCAGTCATTTAAGTTGCCTTTTAAAATACTTAATTAGAACACTTCTAgcccatttttccctttctcatcAGGAAGTGCCCAAGGCACACAAGCAGTTTTTAATGCACGATATTCTAAGTGTGAGTATACCACAGATTGACATAATGGGTGACATTCAACCTTTTGCCCAGCAGCTCAAGCCCCTCCTGCATGTGGAAGGAGAGCTGCACTCATGGAAAGAATAGGCTGATGCTTCCCCATGGTGAAGACTCCATACCTGTAGTAAAACAGCTCTTTATGGAGAGGCCTATGCTAAATTAGTCTTCTCAGTGTTCTGTTTTTATTACACTGAACAAGGTTGTGCTTGTTTTTACTTGGGAACAAATTCAGAAACATGCTCCTCACCTTCACAGTCCAGGATTCTACCACCTCAGACTGTGTAATAGGAAGATCAGCTCTTAGGCTGGGTTCTTGCATTTCACTAACAATGAGGGAGCCACGGAACTAATGCTCCTTTTTGTATAGCTGGGTAGCACGAGACATTTGGAACTATACAGAAGGAGTCAAGGTAATGTCCTCCCTTTAACAGCATCAACCCTAACAATAATGCTGAAGGGAAGAAGTTGAAGCTGATGCTCTCACATGGACCCAGCATTCCCAGCTAAACGCAAAGGAGTAGTGCGGCTCCCTTACAGCCAAAATTACTGAAGAACCTAGTCACTTACTATGTAGGTTTGGGCAAGTCATACTCTCACATTCTTTGTTTCTGTTATGTAAATGACAGTGAActgccttacaaggttgttgtgacaACAAATCTAGTTTTAAAAAACTACAAAGCAAATGAAAAgcaatgtcattttttttaattgaaaagaaTACCTTAAGTTACAAAATAACAGTAGTACTACTTCAAACACAAAATTGTATAATAGCTCATGACATGAATGTGGTGTTACTACCACTACAAGTATTTAATTGAATGCAGTGCTTGTGCCATGTAACAGACATCACAGCTACCATACATTTAAATACAAATTGTTTTCCAAACATTACTACATAATGCATACGTAATATATTGTAAAATACAAAATCTTTTCAGATACCCTTCGCTACTTGAGTTAAAGAAGCTAATATTAAACTCAGCCATTCAACTGAGTTTAAACTATTAAACAGTTTAAACAGAGCCATTTAACTGTTCAATAGTTTTATGGGCTCAAAATTTAAAATGCCTGAAGTATCTTCTATCCTGGTCTTCTAGTACAACGATATTCTGAAAATATAGAATATAACAAAATGAAGACTGTTACATTACAAAGGTGTTAAAGCGACAGtttcacaaaaacaaacacatatgAAAACCATGTGTTTTAAACAACTAGAGTACCACAAAACAACATTATATAACCAATAatcttgtgggttttttttaaaaaaaactgtccgATAAATATTCAACTTGCTCATAAGTCTCAAACTCTTGATGGACAATCTGATGATCACCCATTCTACAAATACAAGCTACATAGGACCAAAGGTtgggtctacacatgcagcagaatactCAGATAGTATAGTAATAGTAGACTGTCCTTGTTCACATTGTGGGTGAAAGATCACTTTTTGAATGGTCCCTGATACAAAATACTCTGATAATCAAAATCACAGGGAGCAAGCTTCTTGTTTTGATTGTTcttttatttgcaaataaatgtTTTTATACAAAGGGAAACATTCAAAAGTTGTAGTCCATTCTACTAACTAATTTGCACTTCATTCTGTTGCACATGGAGGCCCAAACCTAACTCTAGCCTATCCTATCTCCTTTCTGGTCCTGTGCCCAACTGACAAATCCACATATACAGCCTTGCCTACCTATCAATTAAGGAAGTGGGGAAAAAGCTCAAACACTCCCTTCTCCCACTAATCATCCAGATTAGATGATTAGTCAGAGAATCATCTGGCAGAGAAAATGGAGATCCAGAAATGTGTTTGCAGATCTCTGGATTGGGCAATTTATATAATTTTAAGTACAGTTAGCTTTTTTACTCTAAAATTGAGACCTCCAATGTTCATGTGGGTTACAACACGTCCCTCAACATCCCGCACTCCAGAACCTAATGATCAGAAGTACATACAAAAATGTACATATTTAAATGTGAATGGGATATtctcactgctgaaacagaataGGCACAGAAATAATGTCAAAGAAAACTAAAATGGAATCGAGCAACCCACAACCTCATCTAATTCATGTCAGCATTAAGAACAAGAGCAAAAGTTGGACAACTTAATCCAACCCTCGCCATAGGTCTTGAAACATAAAACTTGCTAGCACTACAACTACAGAGTATTTCATGTGAGACAAGCAGGACATAGCTGGACAACCCTACTCCACCTGCCCCTAAATGGCTGGCACAGCTTGTAGCCAATGCAAAGTTGCTGTAGCATTACCCTCTGTCAGTTCTAAGGATCAGGGGCCAATGCTAGTTCTTCCCTCAAGAAACAGCTTGATGCAGCAACTGAAACTACAGCAGTGCAGGGAATAGTGCCAGCTTGCACTGATGCAGGAAGCTTAATGTCTGAACCAGTGCTATCAACCAAGAAAGTAAGAGGAATAGGACTTAGACAAAATGTTCTCAAAACTAACTGAAATCATAGCTTAAAGAATACTGAGCACTGTAGCATGGAACAAAAAGACAAAAAGCAAGACCTCTCATTAATCAAATACACCATTATTTTGCATTTCAGATAAGCACTAGACAACTTTTCTTCTACCTATTTTGTGCTCATAAAAATTGTTAAAAGAAATCAAGGCATTAATCTTCTTCAGATACTGACTGATTACTATTTCTCTGATAGAAACTCCTTGAATGTGAGCGAGAACTGGAATTAGCATGTTTCCGTGGGGATTTAGACAGGGACCTACTAGCTGAGCCTGAATGTTTTGCATGTGATCGTGACTTTGTTCTTGAACTGGACCGTCGTCGATGTGAACTAGATGGTGATTTTTCTGCATATTTTGAGCTTCTCTGTGTTGACTTTGATCTTGACCTCCCTCTAGAACTAGAATTTCTTTGAGGTGTGATTGATCGTCTTGGTGAGCTGGAATGCCTTGGAAGAGATTTTGAGCGAGACTTAGAGTGGCTGTAAGAATGTCGTCTACGCCTTGACCTGCAAATCATTCAAAGCATTAGAAGTTAACTTTAATGTAGCTGTGTATTGTTTAGActagtgatttccaaacttttttgactggcagctcccctACTGGGCcgttggctgtggctccccattagggctacaattcgaTACGTTGTATAGGTTAGCAGGGTTTTCACGCAGATTCCGCAGCTCCCCGGGTGGTGCCTGCAGCGCCctgggagccacggctcacagtttgaaaaccaccgattttaattttcttgtttgagcttgtttttcttttcaaaattagTGCCAAATGTCCCAAACAACTTTtttatattaaataataatttcaGGGTTCCATAAAAAAGAAACTACAAAAAATATATTTGCTTAGCCCAGCAGATTTATTGTGACTGCAGCTTGTCTTATTGATTTACACTTCTAATCAAATATCTTCAAACTCGTATAATGAGCAATGACAAGTTGCTACTATACTCTTACTCTCTCAAATAAAAGCCATTTGTCTCTTTCTTTCTCCAGATTGGTGCAACTAAACTGAGGCCAGCAAGATTAGTTTGACCCAATCCTTCAAACCCAATGCCAAGATTTTGCAGGTGCTTAAAACCTATGGTTAAGAATAACCAGCCATGATTGATTTTAGTAAGAGCCTGGTCTAACAATTCCTTAAGGAAACCATGTTTTCCTTCTCCTCGCTGACTACCATCTAAGTCATTTACAAGTACTCCCCTGTCACAGAGTGTACATGATCATTAGCTGATGCAACAAAATGATCATTAATTTGATGCATGCCCAACCATAACATTTCCCACTCcatgaattaaaaaacaaatcactTCTGCAATTGAATTATCTTCAAATGAATTATCAAAACATACTCTTTAAAGCTGTCAGAGTGTCTTCTGCTCCAGCCCCACGAAGAACTTCTGCTACGTGTCCTCCTTCGGCTGCGGCTTCTTGACCTTCTATAGTCCATTGGAGAACACTGGCGACGCTCTTTTGATTTCATTTGACCTGGTGCTAGAATTTAAAACAGAACTGGAAGATTGCAAGAGAAAGGCAGACTCTTACATACTGGAGCAAGCATGCAGTTGTGAACCACTTCCCCCCCAATTTTGTGCTTATTTTACTGTTTTCATCCCAAGTAATATGAAAGACtatcttaaataaatattttgtaggAAAAGTAAGTGACGTGCTTATATTCACTTACTTTTGCGATCACCTTGTGCAAACTGTATTTCAATTTGCCGGCCACATACCCACTTTCTATTGAGGTTATAAAGAGCGTCTTCAGCATCACGAACATCTTCAAACATGACTGTCTGTTAAGGACGCTTTAAACATGCACAAAGCAAAACATTGTATCATATAACATAAAGAGATGCTTTTAAATCAAAAGTTACATTTGATATGCACCCAAGCTTAGAGCCAACCCAACCCAAGCTTAGAGCCAACTTGCACTATGTGCGGCTGTCAAAGTACACCAGTGTTCCACTAGTGCTTATTTTGGTAAGTACACCAAGCATGAGGAGACACACACCCTCAAACATTCAGGGACACTCACTGGTGAGACAAGATGAGATGCAGCTCTCTGGTACATGTTTGAAAACAGGGATTGTTCCAAAGGATAGCAAGGTTAGACATCTGCCAGGACTCACAATGACCCACTATCCCAACAGTGTCATCATTCTTGCTTTGCATGAAGCATCCAAGAAGATCCAATGTGAAAGAATTAAGTTTGCAAGCTGCATCTTTTCAGGAGATTCAATAAAGATGCCTTGCCTGAAGACTCCCACAAAATCCACACGCCAGCACTGTTTGAAAACGTGTATCTCCATTGCACACTTTGAAAGTGTAAGAATAGCAAGCACCAGTGGTACATCAGTGTACCTGGGCTACCCTGTAAAATGTGAGGCAGCTCTACGTTAAGCAGAAACAAGGTAACAATGAATGCCTTTAAAATATTATTGCCCTGATCCAAAAACCTCATATGTACAGTGAAACACACATAAAATTCCTGCACATACAAAAGGGTCCATCCATTTCAATGAAGGTGCACTTTTATGTGCACATATAGAGGTCCCATCCAATGATATGAAAAGGAAGATCCTGATAGAAAAAGCA
This window contains:
- the SRSF12 gene encoding serine/arginine-rich splicing factor 12 isoform X1 encodes the protein MSRYTRPPNTSLFVRNVADATRPEDLRREFGRYGPVVDVYIPLDFYTRRPRGFAYIQFEDVRDAEDALYNLNRKWVCGRQIEIQFAQGDRKTPGQMKSKERRQCSPMDYRRSRSRSRRRTRSRSSSWGWSRRHSDSFKESRRRRHSYSHSKSRSKSLPRHSSSPRRSITPQRNSSSRGRSRSKSTQRSSKYAEKSPSSSHRRRSSSRTKSRSHAKHSGSASRSLSKSPRKHANSSSRSHSRSFYQRNSNQSVSEED
- the SRSF12 gene encoding serine/arginine-rich splicing factor 12 isoform X2 — protein: MFEDVRDAEDALYNLNRKWVCGRQIEIQFAQGDRKTPGQMKSKERRQCSPMDYRRSRSRSRRRTRSRSSSWGWSRRHSDSFKESRRRRHSYSHSKSRSKSLPRHSSSPRRSITPQRNSSSRGRSRSKSTQRSSKYAEKSPSSSHRRRSSSRTKSRSHAKHSGSASRSLSKSPRKHANSSSRSHSRSFYQRNSNQSVSEED